A genomic region of Dactylococcopsis salina PCC 8305 contains the following coding sequences:
- a CDS encoding sigma-70 family RNA polymerase sigma factor, whose amino-acid sequence MLTEQDTNITDSEIIKRCQNNDRAAFRLLYRRYQTRVRSTLYQLCGESMLDDLVQEVFFRAWKGLPKLRQPKTFSTWLYRICWNVACDQRRAFAQLREQNQILSWQDLSLNNPDLNQMYYQDLVQQGLKALNLEQRAVIVLHDLEDIPQKEVAKILDIPTGTVKSRLFHGRKALREFIEQQGVVL is encoded by the coding sequence GTGTTAACCGAACAAGACACTAACATCACTGACAGCGAAATTATCAAACGTTGTCAAAACAACGATCGAGCCGCGTTTCGGCTTCTTTATCGGCGCTATCAAACACGAGTGCGTTCCACCCTTTATCAACTATGTGGCGAATCCATGTTAGACGATTTAGTGCAAGAAGTGTTTTTCCGAGCGTGGAAAGGGCTACCCAAACTGCGTCAACCGAAAACCTTCTCCACTTGGCTGTATCGTATTTGTTGGAATGTTGCTTGTGACCAGAGACGAGCATTTGCTCAATTACGAGAACAAAATCAAATTCTCTCTTGGCAAGATTTATCACTAAATAATCCTGATCTTAATCAGATGTACTACCAAGACCTAGTGCAACAAGGATTAAAAGCCCTTAATCTTGAACAACGAGCGGTGATTGTCCTTCACGACTTAGAAGACATCCCCCAAAAAGAAGTCGCCAAAATTCTCGACATTCCCACCGGAACCGTTAAATCCCGTTTGTTTCATGGTCGTAAGGCACTACGAGAATTTATAGAACAGCAAGGAGTAGTTTTATGA
- a CDS encoding DNA-methyltransferase, with translation MKEQYLIKTVKEAKAISNEFLKTIELENVITYGLPEIDDRYHIWRVPLKSNEKTIGEIVIDAKTSLINEQKTTSKEVLEERMGGRKSEIKAKKNKSNLPKISPLCNTVGMGDSEELLQETPSESVDLVFTSPPYFNARPEYADYIEYEEYLLKMKKIIHQCYRVLNEGRFFVINIAPVLMRRASRNESSKRIAVPFDFHRLFMEEDFEFIDDIIWQKPEGAGWATGRGRRFAADRNPLQYKPVPVTEYVLVYRKKTPRLIDWNIRKHPDEDLVKQSKIEGEYEVTNIWEIHPAHSKKHPAIFPEELATKVIKYYSFINDVVLDPFAGIGTTAKAAYKNQRRFVMYELNQEYIDSFKSDLSSWFVDDYESINWMNPVMFASG, from the coding sequence ATGAAAGAACAATATTTAATCAAAACAGTAAAAGAAGCGAAAGCAATCAGTAACGAATTTCTAAAAACCATTGAACTGGAAAATGTAATTACTTATGGCTTACCTGAAATTGACGATCGTTACCATATTTGGCGAGTGCCACTTAAAAGTAATGAGAAAACGATCGGCGAAATTGTAATTGATGCCAAGACCAGTTTAATTAATGAACAAAAAACCACATCTAAAGAAGTTTTAGAAGAAAGAATGGGAGGTCGAAAATCAGAAATTAAAGCTAAAAAAAACAAGTCCAATTTACCAAAAATTTCTCCGCTCTGTAATACTGTAGGGATGGGTGATTCAGAAGAACTTTTGCAAGAGACTCCATCCGAATCAGTGGATTTAGTTTTTACCTCACCGCCCTATTTTAACGCCAGACCCGAATATGCTGATTATATTGAGTATGAAGAATATCTTCTAAAGATGAAAAAAATCATACATCAATGTTACCGAGTCTTAAATGAAGGTCGTTTTTTTGTAATTAATATTGCTCCCGTTTTAATGAGAAGAGCAAGCCGAAATGAATCCTCAAAAAGAATTGCAGTTCCCTTTGATTTTCATCGTCTATTTATGGAAGAAGACTTTGAATTTATTGATGATATTATCTGGCAAAAACCAGAAGGAGCAGGTTGGGCGACAGGAAGAGGGCGACGGTTTGCCGCCGATAGAAACCCCCTACAATATAAACCCGTTCCTGTGACAGAATATGTTTTAGTTTATCGTAAAAAAACGCCCAGACTCATTGATTGGAATATTCGTAAACATCCCGATGAAGACTTAGTTAAACAATCAAAAATAGAAGGAGAATATGAAGTTACAAATATCTGGGAAATTCATCCTGCTCATTCTAAAAAGCATCCAGCAATTTTTCCAGAGGAACTGGCAACAAAAGTGATTAAGTATTATAGTTTTATTAATGATGTGGTTTTAGACCCCTTTGCAGGAATTGGAACCACCGCAAAAGCAGCTTATAAAAATCAGAGACGATTTGTTATGTATGAACTAAATCAGGAATACATAGATAGTTTTAAATCGGACTTATCAAGTTGGTTTGTAGATGATTACGAAAGCATTAATTGGATGAACCCTGTAATGTTTGCGTCGGGTTAA
- the gcvP gene encoding aminomethyl-transferring glycine dehydrogenase: MVSLDSKTKQTTTKKSRSPVDEVLGLDDQFVNRHVDPTPNEIDQMLKELGVSSLDALIDETVPSSIRFQKGLNLPETKSEHEALKQLKSIASQNQVFRSLIGMGYYDCITPAAIQRNILENPGWYTAYTPYQPEIAQGRLEALLNFQTMISDLTGLEISNSSLLDEATAAAEAMSMSLGVAKNKANAFFVSQNCHPQTIELLQTRAKPLGVEIIVGDHQQFDFSTPIFGALLQYPTTEGKICDYRGFVEKVHEQKALVTVAADPLSLALLTPPGEWGADIAVGSTQRFGVPLGYGGPHAAYFATKEKYKRQLPGRLVGVSKDTQDKPALRLALQTREQHIRRDRATSNICTAQVLLAVIASTYAVYHGPDGIKRIAEKVHRMTVTLAEGLKRIGYTISSEPYFDTLKVETEHQQQILNAAEAQNINLRRYADGAVGISLDETTTVAEIVTLLQVFSGKETLPFRLEELVPELTFEFPEAFTRTSDYLTEPVFNQYHSETKLVRYLNHLQSKDLSLTTSMIPLGSCTMKLNAAAEMYPVTWSEFGKIHPFAPTAQTQGYQTLFTQLRQWLSEITGFADISLQPNAGAQGEYTGLLVIRQYHETRGESHRNICLIPESAHGTNPASAVMCGMKVVPITCNERGDIDLDELRAKAEKYSDNLGALMVTYPSTHGVFETEIQTICETIHQHGGQVYLDGANMNAQVGLCRPGDYGADVCHLNLHKTFCIPHGGGGPGMGPIGVREHLVPFLPSHPVIETGGEQAIGAVSAAPWGSPSILPISWMFIAMMGAKGLTHASKVAILNANYIAHRLDDHYPVLYKGNSGLVAHECIIDLRLVKKSANIGVDDIAKRLMDFGFHAPTVSWPVAGTMMVEPTESESKEELDRFCDAMIAIREEIRAIESGEVDAEDNPLKNAPHTHEMLIGDGWQHSYSRETAAYPAQWLRDYKFWPAVGRIDNAYGDRNLVCSCVGMEAYKE, encoded by the coding sequence ATGGTTAGTTTAGATTCAAAAACAAAACAAACGACAACAAAAAAATCTCGTTCCCCAGTGGATGAGGTGTTAGGGTTAGATGATCAATTTGTGAACCGTCACGTTGATCCCACCCCTAATGAAATTGATCAGATGTTGAAAGAGTTAGGAGTTTCTTCTCTTGATGCGCTGATTGATGAGACCGTTCCCAGTTCGATTCGTTTCCAAAAAGGGTTAAATCTTCCCGAAACGAAAAGCGAACATGAGGCGTTAAAACAACTGAAATCGATCGCGTCCCAAAATCAGGTATTTCGTTCTCTGATTGGCATGGGATACTATGACTGTATCACTCCGGCAGCAATTCAACGGAATATCCTCGAAAATCCAGGTTGGTACACTGCTTACACGCCTTATCAGCCAGAAATTGCTCAAGGGCGTTTAGAAGCGTTGCTCAATTTTCAAACCATGATTAGTGATTTAACAGGGTTGGAAATCTCAAATTCTTCTCTGTTGGATGAAGCAACCGCAGCTGCTGAAGCGATGAGCATGAGTTTGGGAGTGGCTAAAAATAAAGCGAATGCGTTTTTCGTCTCCCAAAACTGCCACCCACAGACGATCGAGCTTTTGCAAACCCGAGCGAAACCCCTCGGTGTTGAGATTATCGTTGGGGATCATCAACAGTTTGATTTCAGTACACCAATTTTTGGTGCGTTACTGCAATATCCGACCACAGAAGGCAAAATCTGTGATTATCGAGGGTTTGTGGAAAAAGTCCACGAACAAAAAGCATTGGTGACAGTGGCGGCTGATCCCCTAAGTTTAGCGTTATTAACGCCGCCTGGAGAATGGGGAGCAGATATCGCGGTTGGCTCTACCCAACGGTTTGGGGTACCGTTAGGGTATGGTGGACCTCATGCTGCCTATTTTGCAACGAAAGAGAAGTATAAACGCCAACTGCCAGGAAGATTGGTGGGTGTCTCCAAAGATACTCAAGATAAGCCGGCGCTCCGCCTCGCGTTACAGACACGAGAGCAGCACATTCGGCGCGATCGAGCCACCAGTAATATTTGCACAGCGCAGGTGTTACTCGCTGTTATTGCTTCCACTTATGCGGTTTATCATGGACCGGATGGGATTAAACGTATCGCCGAAAAAGTCCATCGCATGACTGTCACCCTCGCAGAAGGGTTAAAACGGATCGGTTATACGATTTCCTCTGAGCCGTATTTTGATACGTTGAAGGTGGAAACAGAGCATCAACAACAGATTCTCAACGCAGCAGAAGCTCAGAACATTAATTTGCGGCGTTATGCTGATGGCGCAGTGGGAATTAGCTTAGACGAAACGACAACCGTCGCAGAAATCGTGACGCTGTTACAGGTTTTTTCAGGAAAAGAGACACTTCCCTTCCGTTTAGAGGAATTAGTCCCCGAATTAACCTTTGAGTTTCCAGAAGCCTTTACTCGCACCAGTGACTATCTGACAGAACCCGTGTTTAACCAGTACCATTCGGAAACGAAATTGGTGCGTTATCTAAATCATCTCCAAAGCAAAGATTTGTCTTTGACAACATCCATGATTCCGCTTGGGTCATGTACGATGAAGCTGAATGCGGCGGCGGAAATGTATCCTGTAACCTGGTCAGAGTTTGGAAAAATCCATCCTTTCGCACCGACAGCACAAACCCAAGGGTATCAAACTTTATTTACCCAGTTGCGACAATGGCTGTCTGAAATTACTGGCTTTGCTGATATTTCTCTCCAACCGAACGCGGGAGCGCAGGGAGAATATACAGGACTCCTAGTGATTCGTCAGTATCACGAAACGCGAGGAGAAAGTCATCGTAATATCTGTTTAATTCCAGAATCAGCACACGGAACTAACCCAGCAAGTGCGGTAATGTGTGGGATGAAAGTTGTCCCCATTACCTGTAATGAACGAGGAGACATTGACCTTGATGAGTTACGGGCAAAAGCAGAGAAATATAGTGATAATCTTGGGGCTTTAATGGTGACTTATCCCTCGACTCATGGGGTATTTGAAACAGAGATTCAAACGATTTGCGAGACGATTCACCAACACGGTGGACAGGTTTATCTCGATGGGGCGAATATGAACGCGCAAGTAGGATTATGTCGTCCAGGTGATTACGGCGCAGATGTCTGTCATTTGAACTTACATAAAACCTTCTGTATCCCTCATGGTGGCGGTGGTCCGGGGATGGGACCGATCGGTGTGCGAGAACATTTAGTTCCGTTTTTACCCAGTCATCCTGTGATTGAAACAGGGGGAGAACAGGCGATCGGTGCGGTTTCCGCTGCGCCTTGGGGAAGTCCTAGCATTTTACCCATTTCTTGGATGTTTATCGCCATGATGGGTGCAAAAGGGCTGACTCATGCGAGTAAGGTAGCGATTTTGAATGCCAACTATATCGCCCATCGTTTGGATGATCATTATCCCGTGTTGTATAAGGGAAATAGTGGATTGGTCGCCCATGAGTGTATTATTGACCTGCGTTTGGTGAAGAAAAGCGCCAACATCGGGGTTGATGATATTGCGAAGCGGTTGATGGATTTTGGTTTCCATGCGCCGACGGTTTCTTGGCCCGTTGCGGGAACCATGATGGTTGAACCGACGGAAAGTGAGTCGAAAGAGGAACTCGATCGCTTCTGTGATGCGATGATTGCGATTCGAGAGGAAATTCGCGCGATCGAGTCTGGGGAGGTAGATGCTGAGGATAATCCCTTGAAAAATGCCCCTCATACCCATGAAATGCTAATTGGGGACGGTTGGCAACATTCCTACTCCCGTGAAACAGCCGCGTATCCAGCGCAATGGTTGCGAGATTATAAATTCTGGCCCGCAGTGGGGCGGATTGATAACGCTTACGGCGATCGCAATTTAGTCTGTTCCTGTGTGGGAATGGAAGCATATAAAGAGTAA
- the gcvH gene encoding glycine cleavage system protein GcvH: MALEYPSDLKYLDSHEYVRVEGETATIGISAFAVDQLGDIVFVELPDVDDTLEKGETFGTVESVKAVEDMYAPVSGTVIEQNSTVVDAPETIVEDPYGAGWLLKIKLSNPDEANEALSADEYRAKVEGE; the protein is encoded by the coding sequence ATGGCTCTCGAATATCCTAGCGATTTGAAATACCTTGATTCCCATGAATATGTTCGTGTAGAAGGAGAAACCGCAACGATTGGAATTAGTGCGTTTGCGGTGGATCAGTTGGGTGATATTGTCTTTGTAGAACTTCCCGATGTGGATGACACCCTAGAAAAGGGCGAAACTTTTGGCACAGTGGAATCGGTGAAAGCAGTAGAAGATATGTATGCGCCAGTTTCAGGAACAGTTATCGAACAGAATAGCACGGTAGTTGATGCCCCAGAAACGATTGTAGAGGACCCTTATGGGGCTGGCTGGTTGCTAAAAATCAAACTCAGTAACCCCGATGAAGCAAATGAGGCGCTTTCGGCAGATGAATATCGGGCAAAAGTAGAGGGAGAATAA
- the tnpB gene encoding IS200/IS605 family element RNA-guided endonuclease TnpB → MLRATKVRIYPTKEQEQHLAKSFGCYRFLWNYSLNLTNETYKATGKGLNRFAIQKEIKKLKQEYEWLKEPYSQCLQLVALNLSRAFINFFEGRASFPNFKAKHRKQSITYPQNVSLVDNGLKFPKMGVVYVKIHKEIEGTIKSVTVSLNCQGHYYASILTEDGKEIPEQSGEGKAIGIDLGINHFAITSDGSKFENPKWLNKHEKNLKAKQKRLSRRQKGSSNRNKTRKQVARVHKKIADCRLDFHHKLSRRIVSENQVICVENLAVKNMVKNHNLAKAISQVGWGQFCTMLKYKAEWEGKVYQEIDRFFPSSKTCHVCLNQVRSLTLDVRNWQCEKCQTNHDRDINAAKNIKDEGLRILRVRNSGVSPECKTHSRQTSGTGVTASRLDVSRDSRGRKTSTVSHSIGEEAQSSVEDGFA, encoded by the coding sequence ATGTTGAGAGCGACCAAAGTTAGAATCTATCCTACAAAAGAGCAAGAACAGCACTTAGCCAAGAGCTTTGGGTGTTATCGCTTTTTGTGGAATTACTCGCTCAACTTGACTAATGAAACTTATAAAGCAACGGGAAAAGGTCTAAACCGATTCGCTATTCAGAAAGAGATTAAAAAACTGAAACAAGAATACGAATGGCTTAAAGAACCTTATTCCCAATGCTTACAGTTAGTGGCTCTCAACCTGTCTCGTGCTTTTATCAACTTTTTTGAAGGACGAGCTTCTTTCCCTAACTTCAAGGCTAAACATCGTAAACAATCAATCACTTATCCTCAAAATGTTTCTTTAGTTGATAATGGTCTAAAGTTCCCAAAAATGGGAGTTGTTTACGTCAAAATTCATAAAGAAATTGAAGGAACAATTAAAAGTGTTACAGTGTCTCTAAATTGTCAGGGTCATTATTATGCTTCAATTTTGACGGAAGACGGGAAAGAGATTCCTGAACAATCTGGTGAAGGGAAAGCTATTGGTATTGACCTAGGAATCAATCATTTTGCGATTACCAGTGATGGTTCTAAATTCGAGAATCCAAAGTGGTTGAATAAACACGAGAAAAACCTTAAAGCCAAACAAAAACGTTTATCTAGAAGACAGAAAGGCTCTAGCAATCGGAACAAGACTCGGAAACAAGTCGCTAGAGTTCATAAAAAGATTGCTGATTGTCGGTTAGATTTTCATCACAAGCTATCACGCAGGATAGTCTCCGAAAACCAAGTTATTTGTGTCGAGAATCTAGCAGTCAAAAACATGGTCAAAAATCACAACCTAGCTAAAGCAATTAGTCAGGTAGGTTGGGGTCAATTTTGTACGATGTTGAAATACAAAGCGGAATGGGAAGGAAAAGTGTATCAAGAAATTGACCGTTTCTTCCCTAGCTCTAAGACTTGTCATGTATGTCTAAATCAAGTAAGAAGCCTGACCCTTGATGTAAGGAATTGGCAGTGTGAAAAATGTCAAACTAACCACGATAGAGACATAAACGCTGCCAAGAATATAAAAGATGAAGGACTGCGAATTTTGCGAGTGCGTAATTCTGGGGTTTCCCCAGAATGTAAGACGCACTCAAGACAGACCTCTGGAACGGGGGTTACCGCCTCTCGCCTAGATGTTAGTCGAGATAGTAGAGGTCGTAAGACTTCTACTGTGTCGCATTCTATTGGGGAGGAAGCGCAAAGCTCAGTCGAAGACGGCTTTGCGTAG
- a CDS encoding cupin domain-containing protein — protein MSNNETLTFPSSIQFSSATETESRPWGSFSTLEEGIGYKIKRIEVKPGHRLSLQMHHHRSEHWIVVSGTAKVVCGEKEEILTSNQSTYVPQCTAHRLENPGVINLVLIEVQNGEYLGEDDIIRFQDDYARQ, from the coding sequence ATGTCTAACAACGAAACTCTTACTTTTCCATCCTCAATTCAGTTTTCCTCCGCTACTGAAACCGAATCTCGTCCCTGGGGATCATTTAGTACCTTAGAAGAGGGAATTGGGTACAAAATCAAACGCATTGAAGTTAAACCAGGACATCGGCTGAGTTTACAAATGCACCATCATCGTAGCGAACATTGGATTGTTGTTTCTGGGACAGCTAAGGTTGTTTGTGGAGAGAAAGAAGAGATTTTAACCTCGAATCAATCCACTTATGTTCCTCAGTGTACCGCTCATCGTCTGGAAAATCCTGGGGTGATTAATTTGGTGTTGATTGAAGTGCAAAACGGAGAATATCTAGGCGAAGATGATATCATTCGGTTTCAGGATGATTACGCTCGTCAATAA
- a CDS encoding Spy/CpxP family protein refolding chaperone gives MSFRRISLLTVLLLSLSATSAFAETYSDVSSPEKSQLTAQRFERGGRRGNLMEELDLTATQRNQLQSIRSEYQPRLMEQKEALSDAYETLRDLMTDDASTSEVRRQHQQVQALRQEMSDLRFESMLEMREVLTPEQREEFAELMEDRRAGRGRGRGRGRGFRGGRFDD, from the coding sequence ATGTCTTTTCGTCGTATTTCACTTTTAACCGTTTTATTACTCTCTCTCAGCGCAACCAGCGCTTTTGCAGAAACTTATTCTGATGTTTCCTCTCCAGAAAAGTCTCAGTTAACTGCCCAACGTTTTGAAAGAGGAGGAAGACGAGGAAACCTGATGGAAGAACTCGATCTCACCGCAACGCAAAGAAATCAATTGCAAAGTATCCGCAGCGAATATCAACCGCGTTTAATGGAACAGAAAGAAGCGCTTTCTGATGCTTATGAAACCTTACGAGACCTGATGACTGATGATGCTTCTACCAGTGAAGTTCGTCGTCAACATCAACAAGTGCAAGCACTTCGTCAAGAAATGTCTGATTTGCGTTTTGAAAGTATGTTAGAAATGCGAGAAGTTTTAACCCCAGAACAACGAGAAGAGTTTGCCGAGTTAATGGAAGATCGTCGCGCGGGTCGTGGTCGCGGTCGCGGTCGTGGTCGCGGTTTTCGTGGCGGACGGTTTGATGATTAG
- a CDS encoding HesB/IscA family protein: MIQISAAAQQEIKRIQRTRQKSDSYLRLGVEEGGCSGLYYTLNWEEEIKSTDRVYPQTDFSIIIDEKSLPYLHQLALDYTEDLMGGGFRFKNPQAINPCSCGLSFAIG, from the coding sequence ATGATTCAAATTAGTGCAGCAGCCCAACAAGAGATTAAACGGATTCAGAGAACCCGTCAAAAATCGGATAGCTATCTTCGTCTCGGTGTGGAAGAAGGTGGCTGTTCTGGGCTTTACTATACTTTAAACTGGGAAGAAGAGATCAAAAGCACCGATCGAGTTTATCCCCAAACCGATTTCTCTATAATCATTGATGAGAAAAGTCTTCCCTATCTCCACCAACTCGCCTTAGACTATACCGAAGACTTGATGGGAGGTGGCTTTCGTTTCAAGAATCCTCAAGCGATTAATCCCTGTAGTTGCGGGCTTTCCTTTGCCATCGGTTAA
- a CDS encoding type II restriction enzyme — protein sequence MSANLFKKNDQAWKTLFHEEKILENIEKYGYFQISSERINQEREARLMTKFDHQFQRPKIFKDNNLSIQPNSRGRYVIGAFSSYFSIPENKASFDVKYLQFPPHIKTIVPNLISSESSAILCAHLSGMLEEILGEETYFTVFGRMSTGIFDYKIDNLKTGGSNQIRVENAQCEIDGGFEGESKFAIIEAKCQSVDDFIVRQLYYPYRAWELKVNKEIVPIFLSVSNNIFTFYVFKFLDSSRYNSIHLESVHRYCIGQYEIELSDIREIIKNIQRFKDDKDLTFPQADTFIRVIDLLEKLYVNESPLRKEEITTNYAFDVRQTDYYISAGIYLGLFEKLRNNGSVYYSLSPRGKEIIELDPKRRNLELVKTILSYKVFYLILCEYLNSSEKPKRERIIEIMRGHVEGLNQNTISRRAQTVEKWIKWILELTST from the coding sequence ATGAGTGCAAATCTGTTTAAAAAAAATGATCAGGCTTGGAAAACTTTATTTCATGAGGAAAAGATATTAGAGAACATAGAAAAATATGGTTACTTCCAGATTTCATCTGAAAGAATCAATCAGGAACGCGAAGCACGTCTGATGACCAAATTTGATCATCAGTTTCAGCGTCCGAAAATTTTCAAAGACAATAATCTTTCTATACAACCTAATTCTAGAGGAAGATATGTTATTGGAGCATTTTCTAGCTATTTTTCAATTCCTGAAAATAAAGCATCGTTTGATGTAAAATATCTGCAATTTCCTCCTCATATCAAAACCATCGTCCCCAATCTAATCAGTTCCGAATCATCGGCAATTCTATGTGCACATCTTTCTGGTATGCTAGAGGAAATTTTGGGAGAAGAAACCTATTTTACGGTATTTGGCAGAATGTCAACAGGAATCTTTGACTATAAAATTGATAACCTTAAAACTGGTGGGTCTAATCAAATTAGGGTAGAAAATGCTCAGTGTGAAATTGACGGTGGATTTGAAGGAGAAAGTAAGTTTGCAATAATTGAGGCTAAGTGTCAATCTGTTGATGATTTTATTGTTAGGCAACTTTATTATCCGTATCGAGCATGGGAATTAAAAGTCAATAAAGAAATAGTGCCTATATTTCTTTCTGTTTCTAATAATATTTTTACGTTTTATGTCTTTAAGTTCCTTGATTCCAGTCGATATAATTCTATTCATCTAGAATCAGTTCATAGATATTGTATTGGACAATATGAAATTGAGTTGTCGGATATTAGAGAAATTATTAAAAATATACAGAGATTTAAAGATGATAAAGATTTAACATTTCCCCAGGCTGATACTTTCATTAGAGTGATTGACCTTTTAGAAAAGTTGTATGTTAATGAAAGTCCGCTAAGGAAGGAAGAAATTACAACAAATTATGCCTTTGATGTCAGACAAACTGATTATTATATTTCAGCAGGAATATATCTCGGACTATTTGAAAAACTACGAAATAATGGTAGTGTTTACTATAGCTTGAGTCCTAGAGGTAAAGAAATTATCGAGCTTGACCCAAAAAGGAGAAATCTTGAGCTAGTAAAAACTATCCTATCTTATAAAGTTTTTTATCTTATTCTATGTGAATATCTAAATAGTAGTGAAAAACCAAAGCGAGAAAGAATTATAGAAATAATGAGGGGTCATGTTGAGGGGCTAAATCAAAATACTATATCTAGACGCGCACAAACGGTTGAAAAATGGATTAAGTGGATTCTTGAACTAACATCTACATAA
- a CDS encoding DNA adenine methylase yields MKDKVILNSTANRIKKSNYYNPLAQPFLKWAGGKRKLILTIKKYLPKNYNKYYEPFVGAGAVLFYLQPRKTLINDTNWELINCYHVIKENPEELLKLCQRHQENNSKEYYYKLREKDRDSSFKNLSSVERAARIIYLNKTCFNGLFRVNSHGQFNVPYGDYSNPVIADSSVIMAVNKFLNQKSVEICKDDFQNAVTSAKKGDFIYFDPPYHPISNTSSFTGYNINGFGEKEQERLKLVCDQLSDRGCYVLVSNSDTPFIRELYGDYRYKIEEVKAGRAINAVGSKRGKIGELLIHNQYECKSV; encoded by the coding sequence ATGAAAGACAAAGTAATTTTGAATTCAACAGCAAACAGAATCAAAAAAAGTAATTATTATAATCCTTTAGCTCAACCTTTTTTAAAGTGGGCTGGAGGAAAAAGAAAATTAATACTTACCATAAAAAAGTACCTTCCTAAAAACTATAATAAATACTATGAACCTTTTGTAGGAGCAGGTGCAGTTTTATTTTATCTTCAACCTAGAAAAACTCTCATTAATGACACAAATTGGGAGTTAATTAACTGTTACCACGTAATTAAAGAAAATCCCGAAGAATTATTAAAACTTTGTCAGAGACATCAAGAAAATAATTCAAAAGAATATTATTATAAGCTCCGTGAAAAAGATCGAGATTCTAGTTTTAAAAACCTATCATCAGTAGAAAGAGCCGCTAGAATTATTTACTTAAACAAAACCTGTTTTAATGGGCTTTTTCGTGTTAACAGTCATGGACAGTTTAATGTTCCCTATGGCGACTATTCTAATCCTGTTATTGCCGATTCAAGTGTAATAATGGCAGTCAATAAATTTCTCAATCAAAAATCAGTTGAAATTTGTAAAGATGATTTTCAGAACGCTGTTACATCTGCCAAAAAAGGGGATTTTATTTATTTTGATCCTCCCTATCACCCGATTTCTAACACATCTTCTTTTACAGGATATAATATCAATGGTTTTGGCGAAAAAGAGCAGGAGCGACTGAAGCTAGTCTGCGATCAGTTATCTGATCGAGGTTGTTACGTTTTAGTTAGTAATTCAGATACCCCTTTTATTCGTGAACTGTATGGTGATTACCGATATAAAATTGAAGAAGTTAAAGCTGGACGTGCCATCAATGCTGTTGGCTCAAAGCGAGGAAAAATTGGAGAGTTATTAATTCATAATCAGTATGAGTGCAAATCTGTTTAA
- a CDS encoding YebC/PmpR family DNA-binding transcriptional regulator: MAGHSKWANIKRQKARVDAKKGKTFTQLSRAIIVAARNGGPDPEANFQLRTAIEKAKAASIPNDNIDRAIAKGAGTYDSDEAQLESIRYEGYGPGGVAVLIEALTDNRNRTAADLRSAFSKNGGNLGETGCVSWMFEQKGVVILEGEINEEELLEISADAGAESYEMNDDPGAEVFTEATDLEQLNRTLIEARFPVKEAELRWLANNYVEVTDPDQARSLLKLMDALESLDDVQNVTANFEMAEELMFESSRS; encoded by the coding sequence ATGGCTGGACATAGTAAGTGGGCAAATATTAAGCGACAAAAAGCACGAGTTGATGCGAAAAAAGGGAAAACATTTACACAACTTTCTCGCGCAATTATTGTCGCCGCACGCAATGGCGGACCCGATCCCGAAGCGAATTTTCAATTGAGAACTGCGATCGAAAAAGCCAAAGCTGCCAGTATTCCCAATGATAATATTGACCGCGCGATCGCAAAAGGAGCGGGAACTTATGATAGTGATGAAGCACAATTAGAGTCCATTCGTTACGAAGGTTATGGACCGGGTGGAGTTGCCGTTTTAATTGAAGCACTAACAGATAATCGGAATCGTACCGCCGCTGATTTACGATCGGCATTTTCTAAAAATGGCGGCAATTTAGGAGAAACGGGTTGCGTTAGTTGGATGTTTGAACAAAAAGGAGTGGTAATTTTAGAAGGAGAAATTAATGAAGAAGAATTGTTAGAAATTTCTGCTGATGCGGGTGCCGAAAGTTATGAAATGAATGATGATCCAGGTGCGGAAGTGTTTACAGAAGCGACTGATTTAGAACAGTTGAATCGCACTTTAATCGAGGCTAGATTCCCTGTAAAAGAAGCAGAATTACGCTGGCTTGCTAATAATTATGTGGAAGTGACTGATCCTGATCAAGCGCGATCGTTGCTGAAATTAATGGATGCTTTAGAAAGTCTTGATGATGTGCAAAATGTCACCGCTAATTTCGAGATGGCGGAGGAATTAATGTTTGAAAGTAGTCGATCTTAA